AAAAGTCTGAAGGGAGAATAAAAAGGAAGAAAAATTATGGAGATTACGGCGTCAAAAAGGTTGCAGTCCATAGGAGCATATGCCTTTGCAGAAGTTGACAAGCAGGTTGAAAAATTGAGGAGCCTTGGAATTACTCCAATTGATTTCGGAGTGGGAGATCCTACAGTGCCGACGCCGGCAGTTGTGCGCAAAGCAACTCAAAAAGGGGTAAATAAGCGAAAATCGTCGGGTTACCCGAGCTACATAGGGAATACTGAATTTCGCCACTCAATCGCCCAGTGGATGCATAGGCGCTTTGGGGTTGAGATGGATCCGAATACCGAAATCGCTTCTACCATAGGCTCAAAAGAGGCCGTATTTAATTTCCCCGAAGGAATCGTTAATCCTGGAGATTATGTAATCATACCGACGCCTGGGTATCCACCTTACACCAGAGGGACTTTATTCGCTGAAGGAGTTCCGTACTACGTACCGCTCCTTGCAGAAAACAAATTTTTAGTCGACCTAAATTCCATTCCAGATGAGGTTTGCAGGAAAGCAAAGATTATGTGGGTCAACTACCCAAATAGTCCAAGTGGAGCTATAGCGCCGTTATCGCATTTAAGGGAAATTGTCGAGTTCGGAAGTAGGCACAATATTATTGTTGCCTCGGATGAAGCCTATAGCGAGATTTATTATACTGAACCACCACACAGCATTTTAGAGATCACTAAAGAAGGCGTCATAGTATTTAACTCCTTTTCCAAGAGAAGCGCGATGACGTCCTATCGAGTGGGCTGGGTAGCAGGAGACAAGAGAATTGTAGATATTTTTAAAAAGCTAAAAACCAATATCGATTCGGGGACGGCAACCTTTATCCAGGACGGGGCCATTGCCGCTCTTAGCGACGAAACTCACGTCGAAGAGATGCGCGCCGAATACAGGACAAAAAGGGATCTACTCGCAGAGGCTTTTCGCTCGATTAAACTTCCGGATTGTGCGCCAGACGCGACTATCTATCTCTGGCAAAGGGTTCCTGAGGGAATTACATCCGTTGAATTTGCACAAAAACTGCTCTCCCCAGAAATTGCCATAGTAACTACGCCCGGCGCATGGATTAGCGACAAGACTAACGATGGCTTAAACCCTGGCGAAGGCTACGTGCGCTTCGCTCTCGTTCCAAGCATTAAGGACACGAAGGAAGCTGCGCGAAGAATTAAGAAAATATTGCCAAAAGTTTTATTTTTATAGTGGTACGTCTATTTGGTTGCGCAATAAATCCGAAAAATCCTCTCGCTTGCGAATGAGCTTCGCTTGATTCTTGTACACCAAAACCTCTGCTGGTCTGTACCTCGAGTTGTACTGAGAACTCATGCTAAAGCCATAGGCACCAGCATTCTTAATAGCTAACACATCACCTTCCCTCACCTCAGACAACATCCTGTCGGCACCAAAAGTGTCGGTCTCGCAGATATTGCCGACTACTGTGTATTTTCTTCTCTCAGAACTTGGATTCGAAATATTTACTATATCGTGATAAGAGCCATACATCATCGGACGGATTAGGTGATTTAAACCTGAATTGACGCCTACGAAGTTTACCTCCGGAGTTGGCTTCACGACATTTACATTTACTAACAAAATGCCTGCCGCACTTGCAATAAACTTACCTGGTTCAAACCAAATCTCCACATCCCTTCCATATCTGCGCACAAAATCCCGATAATCCGCTTCTAGACGCGTACTTAATGTGTCAATATCCGTAGACTTATCCGTGTCATAATATGAAACTTTAAATCCGCTACCAAAATCAATAAATTGCAAATCCGAAAAACCCACTCCTATCTCAAATAATACCCTCGCACTTTCGACAAATGATTCTATGTCAAGGATATCCGAGCCAGTATGAACGTGCACACCGATAATTTTAATTTTATATTTGTCTACAAGCGCCTTCACTTCTGGCAACTGGACAAGCGGAACCCCAAATTTCGAATGCTTGTGGCCAACTTGAATTTTCGCGTTTCCTCCAGCAACGATATTTGGATTAAACCTAATCGAACAATATCCGTTTTCGCCATAATAACTGCCAAACTTTTCGAGGAGGCTTAAACT
The Deltaproteobacteria bacterium genome window above contains:
- the lysA gene encoding diaminopimelate decarboxylase codes for the protein MNLESGEYFVGGIPILSICKEFGTPLYLYEGERLLSQCKKLQVAFKSMNVKWRYALKACSNLSIIKLLRTADMGLDAVSIQEVNLGLLAGVPAKDIIFTPSCVAFDEIKEGVDAGVVVNIDSLSLLEKFGSYYGENGYCSIRFNPNIVAGGNAKIQVGHKHSKFGVPLVQLPEVKALVDKYKIKIIGVHVHTGSDILDIESFVESARVLFEIGVGFSDLQFIDFGSGFKVSYYDTDKSTDIDTLSTRLEADYRDFVRRYGRDVEIWFEPGKFIASAAGILLVNVNVVKPTPEVNFVGVNSGLNHLIRPMMYGSYHDIVNISNPSSERRKYTVVGNICETDTFGADRMLSEVREGDVLAIKNAGAYGFSMSSQYNSRYRPAEVLVYKNQAKLIRKREDFSDLLRNQIDVPL
- a CDS encoding aminotransferase class I/II-fold pyridoxal phosphate-dependent enzyme, producing MEITASKRLQSIGAYAFAEVDKQVEKLRSLGITPIDFGVGDPTVPTPAVVRKATQKGVNKRKSSGYPSYIGNTEFRHSIAQWMHRRFGVEMDPNTEIASTIGSKEAVFNFPEGIVNPGDYVIIPTPGYPPYTRGTLFAEGVPYYVPLLAENKFLVDLNSIPDEVCRKAKIMWVNYPNSPSGAIAPLSHLREIVEFGSRHNIIVASDEAYSEIYYTEPPHSILEITKEGVIVFNSFSKRSAMTSYRVGWVAGDKRIVDIFKKLKTNIDSGTATFIQDGAIAALSDETHVEEMRAEYRTKRDLLAEAFRSIKLPDCAPDATIYLWQRVPEGITSVEFAQKLLSPEIAIVTTPGAWISDKTNDGLNPGEGYVRFALVPSIKDTKEAARRIKKILPKVLFL